Proteins encoded by one window of Azoarcus sp. PA01:
- a CDS encoding 4Fe-4S binding protein: MKRDSDDRRERTGAARDAASTLLRRFAAVLCVLIGAIAAATSFAGELTRIDLERRFPPPLRVGDQADDVPVWPIHSELAPEGGPVGWAFESIDLAPLPGFEGTPINLLIALDRRGNFTSVEVLRQHEPVFLGGLGESPLHEFVRQYAGRNLGESITVSTVYGAASGAEGGGDRVVLDGITKATASVRIVNQTVLTAAVAVARARLGFAAPSDVGPPARAREDRYEQRSFADLLGSGAIATLRVANRDAEALFADSDAAGLDPAALTAPGETFVELYVAWLNPPSIGRAILGDAGFAELQQALEPGQQAWWVATAGRTSLIDERFVRGTAPARLTLRQGGVPFELRDADLDPRPPPGAPPLNAALVLKAAPLAGVDPGSVQDFELTLVRARGTILPELTRRSVQVTYRVPESYFERPPAPPPDWLIAWQERRTDLAVIGTALALLAAVLARPRWISVTPRRLKLFRFGFLAFTLGYVGWHAQGQLSIVQLTGAVKMLRAGQSLASYLYDPVSLLLIAFVLASFLVWGRGAYCGWLCPFGALQEFAAHLGRLGRVPRRRLPQRLAQRLDRGRHALLLALVGAAAFAPQVAESLVEIEPFKTAITVGFDRAWPFVAYAIVLLAVGTVYYKFFCRYLCPLGAAMVLGGKLRRLRWLPRRRDCGKPCQRCRHRCAYDAIDRNGAIRYDDCFQCLDCVGIYHDPKRCVPVMLLRRKGRQLTQ; this comes from the coding sequence GTGAAGCGCGACAGCGACGACCGCAGGGAGCGCACCGGAGCGGCTCGGGACGCCGCAAGCACGCTCCTGCGCCGGTTCGCCGCAGTGCTGTGCGTGCTGATCGGCGCCATCGCAGCCGCGACGTCCTTCGCCGGTGAGCTGACGCGCATCGACCTCGAACGGCGCTTTCCCCCGCCGCTGCGCGTCGGCGACCAGGCCGACGACGTGCCGGTGTGGCCGATCCACAGCGAACTTGCGCCCGAAGGCGGCCCGGTCGGGTGGGCGTTCGAGTCGATCGATCTCGCGCCCCTTCCCGGCTTCGAAGGCACGCCGATCAACCTGCTGATCGCGCTCGATCGGCGCGGCAACTTCACGAGCGTCGAAGTGCTGCGCCAGCACGAGCCGGTGTTCCTCGGCGGGCTCGGCGAAAGCCCGCTGCACGAGTTCGTGCGCCAGTATGCGGGGCGCAACCTCGGCGAGTCGATCACCGTGTCGACCGTCTACGGCGCCGCTTCCGGAGCCGAAGGCGGCGGCGATCGGGTCGTGCTCGACGGCATCACCAAGGCCACTGCGTCGGTACGCATCGTCAATCAGACCGTCCTCACCGCCGCGGTCGCGGTCGCGCGCGCCCGCCTGGGTTTTGCGGCGCCATCGGACGTTGGCCCGCCCGCCCGGGCGCGCGAGGACCGCTACGAGCAGCGCAGCTTCGCCGACCTGCTCGGCAGCGGCGCGATCGCGACGCTGCGCGTCGCCAACCGTGACGCCGAGGCGCTGTTCGCCGACAGCGATGCTGCCGGACTCGACCCGGCAGCGCTCACTGCGCCCGGCGAGACTTTCGTCGAGCTCTACGTCGCCTGGCTCAATCCTCCGAGCATCGGCCGCGCGATCCTCGGCGACGCGGGCTTCGCCGAACTGCAGCAGGCGCTGGAGCCCGGCCAGCAGGCGTGGTGGGTCGCCACTGCCGGGCGCACTTCGTTGATCGACGAACGCTTCGTGCGCGGCACCGCGCCGGCGCGTCTGACGCTCAGACAAGGCGGCGTGCCGTTCGAGCTGCGCGATGCGGATCTCGATCCGCGCCCACCGCCCGGCGCGCCGCCGCTGAACGCGGCGCTGGTCCTCAAGGCGGCGCCGCTCGCCGGCGTCGACCCCGGCAGCGTGCAGGATTTCGAACTGACGCTCGTACGCGCCCGCGGCACGATTCTGCCGGAGCTCACCCGCCGCAGCGTGCAGGTCACTTATCGCGTGCCGGAGTCCTACTTCGAGCGCCCCCCGGCGCCACCCCCGGACTGGCTGATCGCCTGGCAGGAGCGGCGCACCGACCTCGCCGTGATCGGCACGGCGCTCGCCCTGCTCGCCGCGGTACTCGCACGGCCGCGCTGGATCAGCGTGACGCCGCGCCGGCTGAAGCTGTTCCGCTTCGGCTTCCTCGCCTTCACGCTCGGCTACGTCGGCTGGCATGCGCAAGGCCAGCTGTCGATCGTGCAGCTGACCGGCGCGGTCAAGATGCTCCGGGCCGGCCAGAGCCTCGCGAGCTACCTCTACGATCCGGTCTCGCTGCTGCTCATCGCTTTCGTGCTGGCGAGTTTTCTCGTCTGGGGGCGCGGCGCCTACTGCGGCTGGCTATGCCCGTTCGGCGCGCTGCAGGAATTCGCGGCGCACTTGGGCCGCCTGGGCCGCGTCCCGCGGCGACGCCTGCCGCAGCGTCTTGCGCAGCGGCTCGATCGCGGTCGCCATGCGCTGCTGCTCGCCCTCGTCGGCGCGGCAGCTTTCGCCCCGCAGGTGGCCGAGAGCCTGGTCGAAATCGAACCGTTCAAGACTGCGATCACCGTCGGCTTCGACCGCGCCTGGCCGTTCGTCGCCTATGCCATCGTGCTGCTTGCAGTCGGCACGGTGTATTACAAGTTCTTCTGCCGCTACCTGTGTCCGCTCGGCGCCGCGATGGTGCTCGGCGGCAAACTGCGTCGGCTGCGCTGGCTGCCGCGCCGCCGCGATTGCGGAAAACCCTGCCAGCGCTGCCGCCATCGCTGCGCGTACGATGCGATCGACCGCAACGGCGCGATCCGCTACGACGACTGCTTTCAGTGCCTCGACTGCGTGGGTATCTATCATGACCCGAAGCGTTGCGTGCCGGTGATGCTGCTGCGGCGGAAAGGGCGGCAGCTTACGCAATGA
- a CDS encoding response regulator: protein MACAPLENLRLILADDHAVVRMGFRMLLEGAGAQVAAEADSGEAALTAFAEHRPDALLMDVSMPGIGGLAALERLLAHRPDARVLMLSAHEDAQIPLRALRAGATGYLSKRAQPQELVRAVARIASGQRYVDPELAPQLALAQFGGNGDPADALTDKEFAVFLQLAQGNSVNQVATTHKLSPSTVGTHLYHIKQKLNAANAAELALIAVRSGLIAV, encoded by the coding sequence ATGGCCTGCGCACCGCTTGAAAACCTCCGCCTGATCCTCGCCGACGACCACGCCGTCGTCCGCATGGGGTTTCGCATGCTGCTCGAAGGCGCGGGCGCGCAGGTAGCCGCCGAAGCCGACAGCGGCGAGGCGGCGCTCACGGCTTTCGCCGAACACCGCCCCGATGCCTTGCTGATGGACGTGTCGATGCCGGGCATCGGCGGGCTGGCCGCGCTCGAACGCCTGCTCGCGCACCGCCCCGATGCGCGCGTGCTGATGCTCTCCGCGCACGAAGATGCGCAGATTCCGCTGCGCGCGCTGCGCGCCGGCGCGACCGGCTACCTGTCCAAGCGCGCCCAGCCGCAGGAACTGGTGCGGGCCGTCGCGCGGATCGCGAGCGGCCAGCGTTACGTGGACCCCGAACTGGCGCCGCAACTGGCGCTGGCGCAGTTCGGCGGCAACGGCGACCCGGCCGACGCGCTCACCGACAAGGAGTTCGCCGTCTTCCTGCAGCTGGCGCAGGGCAACTCGGTGAACCAGGTCGCCACGACCCACAAGCTCAGTCCGAGCACGGTCGGCACGCATCTCTACCACATCAAGCAGAAGCTCAACGCGGCCAACGCCGCCGAACTCGCGCTGATCGCCGTGCGCAGCGGCCTGATCGCAGTGTGA